From a single Mangifera indica cultivar Alphonso chromosome 19, CATAS_Mindica_2.1, whole genome shotgun sequence genomic region:
- the LOC123203178 gene encoding uncharacterized protein LOC123203178, whose amino-acid sequence MNAPRTSMTFHQNYPLLTIISQIFSISFVLLLHSPSPTLAFSTSSNDGPSSLVNSVCKETTHCSYKNCVAALALDPKALSATNVKLLAQIALNLAVSNTTSSLIYIDAMAKKERSSPRLKLALEYCVSEYEYTVNAFKASLGDLEVDPLYANYDALVAYDGAYNCADKLKSEGFQSQDVDSIRTRNNYVSIYSDIGGTITNKMI is encoded by the coding sequence ATGAATGCACCCAGAACTTCAATGACTTTTCATCAGAATTATCCTCTATTGACCATcatatcacaaatattttccatttctttcgTCTTACTTCTTCACTCTCCTTCGCCAACACTTGCTTTCTCGACATCAAGCAACGACGGTCCATCCAGTTTAGTCAACAGCGTTTGCAAAGAAACGACCCACTGTAGTTACAAAAATTGTGTAGCCGCTCTCGCATTGGATCCTAAAGCCTTGTCTGCAACAAACGTGAAATTGTTGGCGCAGATCGCGCTAAACTTGGCTGTATCTAATACCACAAGCAGCTTAATATACATAGATGCGATGGCAAAGAAGGAAAGATCTTCACCAAGACTGAAATTGGCACTTGAGTACTGCGTTTCAGAGTATGAATATACTGTGAATGCATTCAAAGCTTCTTTGGGCGACTTGGAAGTAGATCCTTTGTACGCAAATTATGATGCTCTAGTTGCTTATGATGGTGCATATAACTGTGCAGACAAGCTGAAATCTGAAGGGTTTCAATCTCAAGATGTGGATTCAATTAGGACTAGAAATAATTATGTGAGCATTTATAGCGACATTGGAGGTACTATTACCAATAAGATGATCTGA
- the LOC123203181 gene encoding uncharacterized protein LOC123203181, with protein sequence MMIEGEGSSSSKKRGVQNHDDGFINTLFSWSLDDICNENLFSHKVEKIPESFESVTQYFESFVYPLLEETRAQLFSPMETISSAPYANVDVFRPHGPELHDVKIDYWRNRFSNNGKEPYKTLPGDILILADAKPETISDLERVGKMWSFLSVMKIAGDDDENDNDTTSTYF encoded by the exons ATGATGATTGAAGGTGAAGGTAGTAGTAGCAGCAAGAAGAGAGGAGTTCAAAATCATGACGATGGCTTCATTAATACTCTCTTTTCTTGGTCTCTTGATGACATTTGTAATGAAAATCTTTTCAGTCATAAG GTGGAAAAAATTCCTGAATCATTTGAGTCTGTCACTCAGTATTTCGAATCATTTGTTTATCCTTTGTTGGAAGAAACACGAGCACAACTGTTTTCACCCATGGAGACCATTTCAAGCGCACCTTATGCTAATGTGGATGTTTTTAGGCCCCATGGACCTGAGTTACATGATGTTAAGATTGATTACTGGAGGAACAGGTTCAGTAACAATGGTAAAGAGCCTTATAAAACTTTGCCAggggatattttaattttagcagATGCGAAGCCTGAAACTATTTCCGACTTGGAGAGGGTTGGTAAAATGTGGTCTTTTCTATCAGTCATGAAAATCGCAGgggatgatgatgaaaatgataaCGATACCACTTCTACTTACTTTTAA
- the LOC123202852 gene encoding uncharacterized protein LOC123202852, with product MNAPRTSTTFHQNYPLLTIISQIFSISFVLLLHSPSPTLALSTSSNDGPSSLVNSVCEETTQCSYKDCVAALALDPKALSTTNVKLLAKIALNLAVPVSNSTSSLKYIDAMAKKEKSSPRLKSAHEFCISQYQYTVNSFKSALTDLDVDPMTANYDAKVASDGASYCADKLKSGGFQSKDGYQ from the coding sequence ATGAATGCACCCAGAACTTCAACGACTTTTCATCAGAATTATCCTCTATTGACGATcatatcacaaatattttccatttctttcgTCTTACTTCTTCACTCTCCTTCGCCAACACTTGCTCTCTCGACATCAAGCAACGACGGTCCATCCAGTTTAGTCAATAGTGTTTGCGAAGAAACGACCCAATGTAGTTACAAGGATTGTGTAGCCGCTCTCGCATTAGATCCTAAAGCCTTGTCTACAACAAACGTGAAATTGCTGGCTAAGATAGCGCTAAACTTGGCTGTACCTGTATCTAATTCCACAAGCAGCCTAAAATACATTGATGCAATGGCAAAGAAGGAAAAATCTTCACCGAGACTGAAATCGGCACACGAGTTCTGCATTTCACAGTATCAGTACACCGTGAATTCATTCAAAAGTGCTTTAACCGACTTGGATGTAGATCCTATGACTGCAAATTATGATGCAAAAGTTGCTTCTGATGGTGCATCTTACTGTGCAGACAAACTGAAGTCTGGGGGATTTCAATCTAAAGACGGTTACCAATAA